In the Glycine max cultivar Williams 82 chromosome 19, Glycine_max_v4.0, whole genome shotgun sequence genome, GAAAGGTGGTTGTTTGCGAAGCATGTTCCATGTCCATTGAGACCACCGGCAACGTGGGACAAGACAAAAAGGCAATCTTGCAGAAGCATCTCAAGTCTGGTATCTGTGACCCCACCAAGAAGAAGAAACCAACTTGCCCCGTCAAGCGTTGCAAGGAGGTTTTGACGTTTTCCAACACCAGCACATGTAAAACATGCCACATTAAGGTGTGCCTCAAGCACCGTTTCCCTGCTGATCATGCTTGTAGCAGAGGAGC is a window encoding:
- the LOC100790041 gene encoding zinc finger AN1 domain-containing stress-associated protein 12 isoform X1, with the translated sequence MASGGTEAFPDLGKHCQHRDCNQLDFLPFTCDGCQQVFCLEHRSYKSHSCPKSDHNSRKVVVCEACSMSIETTGNVGQDKKAILQKHLKSGICDPTKKKKPTCPVKRCKEVLTFSNTSTCKTCHIKVCLKHRFPADHACSRGASASVANGLWNNRFLAAFG